One Leptospira selangorensis genomic region harbors:
- a CDS encoding DUF1330 domain-containing protein — protein sequence MKYYSVAELNITSARWIPAYVRNVTKMVEKFGGRYLSRTTNMEKMEGDRKLPQLFLIIEWPSKEAVQNFYNSEEYKPFLESRLKGSNGEFILVPGEDVNQLANVPD from the coding sequence ATGAAGTATTACTCTGTAGCAGAATTGAATATTACCAGTGCTCGTTGGATCCCAGCCTATGTTCGCAATGTAACCAAGATGGTGGAAAAATTCGGGGGAAGATATCTTTCCAGAACTACGAATATGGAGAAGATGGAAGGGGACAGAAAACTTCCCCAATTATTTTTGATCATCGAATGGCCATCTAAAGAAGCAGTCCAAAACTTTTATAATTCCGAAGAATATAAACCGTTTCTGGAAAGTAGACTAAAAGGTTCCAATGGGGAGTTTATTTTAGTCCCGGGCGAAGATGTGAACCAGCTCGCGAATGTTCCGGATTAG
- a CDS encoding histidine kinase dimerization/phosphoacceptor domain -containing protein — protein MLTKPKILVVEDEIIVAVNLGQKLKKLGYDLVGITSSGEEAIQKAEENHPDLVLMDINIEGNLDGIQTAELLRNRFQTPVIYLTAYADENTLNRAKRTQPLGYIVKPFESDQLRSSIEVALYKNELEHRNRKNEESLKSTLNQMESGIITTDENGLVLFCNPVAEKIAGLSYAESIGLSLTKILKLEDSNFSSYTLPLSDVLSSNQTIEKNGIFAIDGIGNKTAVSIQISPILNTEGKSSGSITVLRLGESDNTNQSYLKEIHHRIKNNLTVISSLLSMNASNLKDQETLDIFKDSQHRIQAVALLHEVLYENHDLSSISFDLYVRKLTDLLFEVYKIDRSKFKLVLDIQTPKIPSEMGMNCALIINELLTNSFKHGFKGRESGSILIRFSLNDERYFLEVKDDGVGLSDDILAQTRNSGSLGLSLVDSFVKLLRGKLSLENENGCKVTLSFPAKHEV, from the coding sequence ATGCTCACAAAACCTAAGATCCTAGTTGTAGAAGATGAGATCATAGTCGCAGTTAACTTGGGTCAGAAACTTAAAAAATTAGGTTACGATCTTGTGGGTATCACATCCTCCGGAGAGGAGGCCATCCAAAAGGCAGAAGAAAATCATCCAGATCTGGTCCTAATGGATATCAATATAGAGGGGAATCTGGATGGGATCCAAACCGCTGAATTATTAAGAAACAGATTCCAAACCCCTGTTATTTATCTTACGGCATACGCGGACGAAAACACTCTCAATCGAGCCAAAAGGACCCAGCCTCTAGGTTATATAGTCAAACCTTTCGAATCCGACCAACTCCGTTCTTCTATCGAAGTCGCTTTGTATAAAAACGAACTGGAACACCGAAACCGTAAAAATGAAGAATCCCTAAAATCCACTCTGAACCAAATGGAATCAGGGATCATCACCACCGACGAAAACGGCTTGGTATTATTCTGTAATCCGGTGGCAGAAAAGATCGCAGGCTTAAGCTATGCGGAATCTATAGGACTTTCCTTAACAAAAATTTTAAAATTAGAAGATTCAAATTTTTCTTCTTACACTCTCCCGCTTTCGGACGTATTATCTTCTAATCAGACAATCGAGAAAAATGGAATATTCGCAATAGACGGAATCGGAAATAAAACCGCTGTTTCTATCCAGATATCTCCTATCTTAAACACCGAAGGGAAATCAAGCGGCTCTATCACTGTTCTTCGTTTGGGAGAATCGGATAATACAAACCAATCTTATCTGAAAGAGATCCATCATAGGATCAAAAACAATCTTACCGTAATTTCTTCTTTGCTGAGTATGAATGCTTCTAACCTGAAAGATCAGGAGACCTTGGATATTTTCAAGGACAGTCAGCATAGGATACAGGCAGTGGCCCTTCTGCACGAAGTGCTTTATGAAAACCATGATCTATCCTCTATCAGTTTTGATCTGTATGTTCGCAAACTTACCGATCTTTTATTCGAAGTATATAAGATAGATCGTTCTAAGTTCAAACTAGTATTGGATATCCAAACTCCAAAGATCCCAAGCGAGATGGGTATGAACTGTGCATTGATCATAAACGAACTTTTAACTAACTCATTCAAACATGGATTCAAAGGTAGAGAAAGTGGTTCTATATTGATCCGTTTTAGTTTGAATGACGAACGATATTTCTTAGAAGTCAAAGATGATGGAGTGGGTCTATCTGATGATATATTGGCCCAAACACGCAATTCAGGCTCTTTGGGACTTTCTTTGGTGGATTCTTTCGTAAAACTTCTAAGAGGAAAATTAAGCTTAGAGAACGAAAACGGCTGTAAAGTCACCTTAAGCTTCCCCGCAAAACACGAGGTCTAA
- a CDS encoding TfoX/Sxy family protein, with protein sequence MAINEKTAERVRKALTKQKEVEEKKMFGGLCFMVNGKMCVCVRDEELMFRIDPKDYESVLEKKKARPMIHNGNLMKGFVFVHVDQVKPDKEFGYWMGLALDYNKDAKAAAKKKTAKRKVPAPKKTVKRK encoded by the coding sequence ATGGCAATTAATGAAAAAACGGCCGAACGTGTTCGAAAAGCTCTTACCAAACAAAAAGAGGTAGAGGAGAAAAAAATGTTCGGCGGTCTCTGCTTTATGGTAAACGGAAAGATGTGTGTTTGTGTCAGAGATGAGGAACTTATGTTTAGAATAGATCCCAAAGATTACGAATCGGTCTTAGAAAAGAAAAAGGCCAGACCGATGATCCATAATGGAAATCTGATGAAAGGATTTGTATTCGTACATGTAGATCAGGTAAAACCGGACAAAGAGTTCGGATATTGGATGGGACTTGCTTTGGATTATAATAAAGACGCTAAAGCAGCCGCTAAGAAAAAGACGGCGAAAAGGAAGGTCCCAGCTCCTAAAAAAACGGTTAAGAGAAAATAA
- a CDS encoding tetratricopeptide repeat protein: MGFRELIISAIHRERQREFTKAFNLYKESLNFTKNPKTVVKVKNRQAWCQYYIGNTRETLNLFQELQDRFSTHPESRLYYANYLIKVHNFKSAKKILTTAIEIFPDQLELYLTLASLLKDTDRSNEAIQVLKQALSQEKLSRGRGIKRKDIWSELGYLYYQRGDYNSALASLKTAMRMDEEETFLHYDMIAQCYLKVSDHKNALKFIDLYIKYFGESDADILVVKARAHAQLQESHLACASLLQAYSMENGLKLSAEDMVDFGPLLQTGFFDTLENVEIDEA; encoded by the coding sequence GTGGGTTTTAGGGAACTGATCATAAGCGCCATCCATCGGGAAAGGCAGAGAGAATTTACTAAGGCGTTTAACCTATACAAGGAATCCCTGAATTTTACCAAAAATCCCAAAACCGTCGTAAAGGTGAAAAACCGCCAGGCTTGGTGCCAATATTATATTGGAAATACCAGAGAGACCTTGAATCTTTTTCAGGAATTACAGGACCGTTTTTCCACTCATCCCGAAAGCAGACTGTATTATGCGAATTATCTCATCAAGGTTCACAATTTTAAATCCGCGAAAAAGATCCTCACCACCGCAATCGAGATATTTCCGGACCAGTTGGAATTATATCTCACTCTCGCGAGTTTATTAAAAGACACAGATAGATCCAATGAGGCAATCCAAGTATTAAAACAAGCTTTGTCCCAAGAAAAACTTTCCAGAGGAAGAGGGATCAAACGAAAAGATATCTGGTCCGAACTTGGATATTTGTATTATCAGAGAGGAGATTATAACTCAGCCCTAGCTTCTTTAAAAACCGCCATGAGAATGGACGAAGAAGAAACCTTTCTGCATTACGATATGATCGCTCAGTGTTATCTGAAAGTTTCCGATCATAAGAACGCACTTAAATTTATAGATTTATATATCAAATATTTCGGAGAATCGGACGCGGACATACTCGTTGTAAAAGCGAGAGCCCACGCTCAATTGCAAGAAAGCCATTTGGCCTGCGCTTCTTTGCTACAGGCCTACTCCATGGAAAACGGCCTTAAACTTTCCGCAGAGGATATGGTGGATTTCGGTCCACTTCTGCAGACCGGCTTTTTTGATACATTAGAGAATGTTGAAATAGACGAAGCCTAA
- a CDS encoding crotonase/enoyl-CoA hydratase family protein, giving the protein MKTNFEFFEIVEREDGVAIVFLNRPDKRNAMNWSFWRDLPDVVHEINSNQKIRSFVVAARGKSFSTGLDLDSFFQEFGSVVQGTYGDDRKKFYELILRMQKGINAVYDSPKPSVAAVQKHCIGGGLDLISACDIRYATYDASISLREAKVAIVADMGSINRLPSIIGQGNTRELAYTGKDIDGEEALRMGLVSKLFKDQDQLLEGAIATASEIAANPRIVVEGTKEVMNYSEGKPLAVGLNYVAVWNSSFMDSRDFREAMKAFKDRKRPEYNKN; this is encoded by the coding sequence ATGAAGACAAACTTTGAATTCTTTGAAATCGTCGAGAGAGAAGACGGAGTAGCTATCGTCTTCTTAAACCGTCCCGACAAAAGAAACGCGATGAACTGGAGTTTCTGGAGAGACCTTCCGGACGTTGTACACGAAATTAACTCCAATCAAAAAATCAGATCCTTCGTAGTTGCTGCAAGAGGCAAATCATTCTCCACAGGTTTAGATCTGGACTCATTCTTCCAAGAATTTGGATCCGTAGTACAAGGCACTTACGGAGACGATCGTAAAAAGTTCTACGAGCTGATCCTTAGAATGCAAAAAGGGATCAACGCAGTTTATGATTCTCCTAAACCTTCTGTTGCTGCAGTACAAAAACATTGTATCGGTGGTGGACTGGATCTAATCTCTGCTTGTGATATTCGTTACGCAACCTACGATGCAAGTATCTCCCTAAGGGAAGCAAAGGTAGCAATCGTAGCCGATATGGGTTCTATCAACAGACTTCCTTCTATCATTGGGCAAGGAAACACAAGGGAACTCGCCTACACAGGAAAAGACATAGACGGAGAAGAAGCTCTCAGAATGGGACTTGTCTCTAAATTATTCAAAGACCAGGACCAACTTTTGGAAGGTGCAATCGCAACTGCTTCCGAGATCGCTGCAAATCCACGAATAGTGGTAGAAGGTACTAAGGAAGTAATGAACTACTCCGAAGGAAAACCTTTGGCTGTCGGTTTGAACTATGTCGCTGTTTGGAATTCAAGTTTTATGGATTCCAGGGATTTTAGAGAGGCGATGAAAGCCTTTAAAGATAGAAAAAGGCCGGAATATAATAAAAACTAA
- a CDS encoding bactofilin family protein, producing MAIGKDNNNSVIGPGSIFEGKFYIAGSLRIDGKFEGEIKTDDALFIGETGKVRTNISAREVIVAGTLIGNIKAESEVRLEETGRLLGDIIAPALSLAKGVVAKGNITVTGGQKKDVKKIVEESFGGTRTLDNGKEE from the coding sequence ATGGCCATCGGTAAGGATAATAATAACAGCGTAATCGGCCCAGGTTCCATTTTTGAGGGCAAATTCTATATCGCTGGTTCCCTACGTATCGACGGAAAATTCGAAGGGGAAATTAAAACCGACGACGCATTATTTATTGGAGAAACCGGTAAGGTTCGCACAAACATTTCTGCAAGAGAAGTGATCGTAGCAGGGACTTTGATCGGAAATATTAAGGCGGAATCAGAAGTCCGCTTGGAAGAAACTGGACGTCTCTTAGGGGATATTATCGCTCCCGCTCTTTCCCTGGCAAAAGGTGTGGTAGCAAAAGGAAATATCACCGTAACCGGAGGCCAAAAGAAAGACGTTAAAAAGATCGTAGAAGAATCTTTTGGCGGCACAAGGACCCTGGACAACGGAAAGGAAGAATAA
- a CDS encoding zinc dependent phospholipase C family protein: MAGKITHLEALSQVCKHLDHGTAEQRKIAKLLREESTRKFANIGAIAPDIFYFYHVLSPVRTKKALPWGDLSHHENVLELILNFLDGVLTVEEGIYRDRFLAFTLGYIIHCAVDIVTHPYIFFISGDYYNADKEISSKAQYNHMRVEFALDSWLLDFRWGMTPKAYDFVQHVDVIFKGKDGKKKMDPMLWNFWLKGLKATFPKEFKEKYIGSEEKIIPGDILNESFLGYLYFHRYLDSRSKIVRAALSFLDKITLHKVNSSVLMLPLKEHIDKRIMNEEKREWSYPADPNLIRNDSFVELINRACEAAKDAVTNAWGYVHDKTSRSSMIKEYQGYNLDTGLRFHGIDKMRQFSPL, encoded by the coding sequence ATGGCAGGCAAAATCACTCACCTCGAAGCTCTTTCGCAAGTCTGCAAACACCTAGACCACGGAACTGCGGAACAGAGAAAGATCGCAAAACTTTTAAGAGAAGAAAGTACCCGTAAGTTCGCTAATATAGGCGCGATCGCTCCCGATATTTTTTATTTTTATCATGTCCTTTCTCCCGTTCGCACCAAAAAGGCACTTCCTTGGGGAGACCTAAGCCATCATGAAAACGTTTTGGAATTGATCCTGAACTTTTTGGACGGGGTTCTCACAGTCGAAGAAGGAATTTATAGAGATCGTTTTCTAGCATTCACTTTAGGTTATATCATCCACTGCGCTGTGGACATCGTCACTCACCCTTATATCTTTTTTATATCCGGAGATTATTATAACGCAGATAAAGAAATCAGCTCCAAGGCTCAATACAATCATATGAGAGTTGAGTTCGCGTTGGATTCTTGGCTTCTGGATTTCAGATGGGGAATGACTCCTAAAGCGTATGATTTTGTGCAACATGTGGACGTGATCTTCAAGGGAAAAGACGGGAAGAAAAAAATGGATCCTATGCTTTGGAACTTTTGGCTAAAAGGTTTAAAGGCAACTTTTCCGAAAGAGTTTAAAGAAAAGTATATCGGCTCCGAAGAAAAGATCATCCCAGGAGATATCCTGAACGAATCTTTCTTAGGTTATTTGTATTTTCATAGATACTTGGATTCCAGAAGTAAGATAGTAAGAGCGGCACTTAGCTTTTTAGATAAGATCACTTTGCATAAAGTAAATTCTTCCGTCCTAATGCTTCCATTAAAGGAACATATAGACAAAAGGATCATGAACGAAGAAAAAAGAGAATGGTCTTATCCTGCAGATCCAAATTTAATTCGTAATGATTCTTTCGTGGAACTGATCAATAGAGCTTGTGAGGCCGCAAAAGATGCAGTTACAAATGCCTGGGGTTATGTTCACGATAAAACTTCTCGTTCTTCCATGATCAAAGAATACCAAGGTTATAATTTAGATACCGGACTTAGATTCCACGGCATCGATAAGATGCGTCAGTTTTCGCCTTTATAA
- a CDS encoding alpha/beta hydrolase, whose product MFRSFFFVLSFFLILSCGPSVSEHLEKRTNSQYSSTHGIEVFFNTSRAVNPGTQVACSNSYFLNFGNMGTQSGSCLINVPADREIGSLPFGLGNKEKSFQFLEHRVAIQGKTKEEQEKLWWKKIEEDPFEEVIVFVHGFNVNFEEAILRAAQLKYDLKFPGKVALYTWPAGGDGSMLGTFFLKNTYEKNLVSARSSRDSFKNFLKRMVSTNKKIHLLVHSMGHQVVLNSVSELSKEWGNKPFLKELVLNAPDYDTGEFILILDSLLKSSDRITLYCSPGDSALFASAQIHQTGRLGACSKFPGVDVVNVNPIDASLLSLGHGYYSSRPILTDLYQLFLGLGAEKRLFIRKSYGNENYILRN is encoded by the coding sequence ATGTTTCGATCTTTCTTTTTTGTTCTTAGTTTCTTTCTTATATTAAGCTGTGGACCTTCTGTTTCAGAACATCTGGAAAAAAGGACCAATTCCCAATATTCTTCCACTCATGGGATCGAAGTATTTTTTAATACTTCCAGAGCAGTCAATCCAGGAACACAAGTCGCCTGTTCTAATTCTTATTTTCTGAATTTCGGAAATATGGGAACACAATCAGGTTCCTGTTTGATAAATGTTCCTGCAGACAGAGAGATCGGCTCACTCCCCTTTGGGCTGGGTAATAAAGAGAAATCATTTCAATTCTTAGAACATAGAGTTGCAATCCAGGGCAAAACCAAAGAAGAACAGGAAAAACTTTGGTGGAAAAAAATAGAAGAAGATCCCTTCGAAGAAGTGATCGTATTCGTCCACGGATTTAATGTAAACTTTGAGGAAGCAATTTTAAGAGCGGCTCAACTCAAATATGATCTCAAATTTCCAGGCAAAGTAGCTCTGTATACTTGGCCTGCAGGGGGAGATGGTTCAATGCTTGGGACCTTCTTCCTGAAAAACACTTACGAAAAAAATCTAGTCTCTGCCAGAAGTAGCAGGGATTCTTTCAAAAACTTCCTGAAAAGAATGGTCTCTACCAATAAAAAGATCCATCTATTGGTACATTCTATGGGTCATCAAGTAGTCCTAAATTCGGTTTCCGAACTTTCTAAAGAATGGGGAAATAAACCTTTCCTAAAGGAATTGGTTTTGAATGCGCCGGATTATGATACGGGCGAGTTCATTTTGATCCTAGATAGTTTGCTAAAATCCTCGGATAGGATCACACTATACTGCTCTCCCGGAGACTCCGCATTATTTGCTTCTGCCCAAATCCACCAGACAGGAAGACTAGGCGCTTGTTCCAAATTTCCTGGTGTGGATGTAGTCAATGTGAACCCGATCGACGCCTCTTTATTGTCATTGGGTCATGGATATTATTCTTCTCGTCCAATCCTAACAGATCTATACCAACTGTTTTTGGGCCTAGGAGCGGAGAAGAGACTATTCATCCGCAAGTCCTACGGAAACGAAAACTATATTCTCCGAAATTAA
- a CDS encoding penicillin-binding protein 1A, with translation MKHEPVDFFTRYFVVLFRDRIQSRLDSSDPVRKLIYLVLGLIFLNGFLFVFSIKDIWQVPKADRYEKPSLLFGINTEGKYEPIAEFYRFSRVVITDEDLPGGFEDNKVIRCFVSTEDNNFRSHKGLDLRGIFRATMVNLLAGRVKEGASTITQQVARLKFLNTERSFLRKAREAWLALLLELVFDKKTLIGIYLNEIPLGHGTIGVGAAAKFYFRKDIKDLSWGEAALLASLTTRPKEFSPLVNPNTSASKVRVVFKKLVENGILDVETAEREFEAFSEYYITLNRSPNDSAFSDRLNKFPYFTEYVRKNLARYIPSQQIYEGGLKIYTTLNIQHQAQAEKALVAGLKQQTQLSNQRAFTKIDSFEDSYGSTYKLLAELHDLPEFKFKISRSYRTFNRAWQEEFRDDLSVLNLISGTEGLGEAIDWNYRTQATEDHLLPVEGALISIRPDTGYITAMAGGSGFRSDNQQIRAFQAYRQPGSAFKPLVYASAMEYYHEHPDDKKNVTAASLFDDSPLQYVLEDGDEWNPSNYSGEYSGFIRLREALELSRNSVAVRLLEHTGLNNLLPRLEKLLQVENRNLPRDFSIALGSFEVSPYELARSYAVFASGGKQVFPLSVLYVEDEQGNLIKDFRKEFESKERKRLLSPETSYVITSMMEDVIKKGTGTGARSYGLTRPAAGKTGTTNNFRDAWFAGYTPELVAVVWVGYDTGTLSLGRGMSGAVVAAPIWGRFMANALSHEKSRSFDFGDAKIVRRTICSISGKLPGSHCYQTEEEVFDKDTVPKEVCEDHRGMSEPDPTPTHTTDPGTTKKKKPNLFEGDEDVIR, from the coding sequence ATGAAACACGAACCCGTAGATTTTTTCACAAGATATTTCGTAGTACTTTTTAGAGACAGGATCCAATCTCGTTTGGATTCTTCCGATCCTGTTCGTAAACTTATCTATCTTGTTTTAGGACTTATCTTCTTAAACGGATTTTTATTCGTATTCTCCATCAAAGACATTTGGCAGGTCCCTAAGGCGGATCGTTACGAAAAACCTTCCCTACTTTTCGGGATCAATACCGAAGGAAAATACGAACCTATCGCAGAGTTTTATAGATTTTCCAGAGTGGTGATCACTGACGAAGATCTTCCTGGCGGTTTCGAGGACAATAAGGTCATTCGTTGTTTTGTTTCGACAGAAGATAATAATTTCAGATCTCATAAAGGTCTAGATCTTCGAGGAATTTTCAGAGCGACTATGGTAAACCTTCTTGCCGGAAGAGTAAAAGAAGGTGCGTCCACAATCACTCAACAGGTTGCCAGATTAAAATTTTTAAACACGGAAAGATCCTTTTTACGAAAGGCAAGAGAAGCGTGGCTGGCCCTACTTTTAGAATTAGTATTCGATAAAAAAACCTTAATCGGTATTTATTTAAATGAGATCCCTCTCGGTCACGGTACAATCGGTGTAGGTGCCGCGGCAAAATTCTATTTCAGAAAAGATATCAAAGATCTAAGTTGGGGAGAAGCTGCACTTCTCGCAAGTTTGACCACAAGACCCAAAGAATTTTCTCCTTTGGTAAATCCAAATACATCTGCTTCCAAGGTAAGAGTTGTATTCAAAAAGCTGGTGGAAAACGGTATCTTGGATGTGGAAACCGCCGAAAGAGAATTCGAAGCTTTTTCTGAATATTATATAACCTTAAATCGTTCTCCTAACGATTCCGCATTCTCCGATCGCCTCAATAAATTCCCGTATTTTACGGAATATGTGCGTAAAAACCTGGCCCGTTATATACCTTCTCAACAGATCTACGAGGGCGGTTTAAAGATCTATACCACCCTAAACATACAACACCAAGCCCAGGCAGAAAAGGCGCTTGTCGCGGGTCTAAAACAACAGACCCAATTATCCAACCAAAGGGCTTTCACCAAAATTGACTCTTTCGAAGATTCCTACGGTTCTACCTATAAACTTCTGGCGGAACTTCATGATCTTCCTGAATTCAAGTTTAAGATCTCTCGCTCTTATAGAACATTCAATAGGGCTTGGCAGGAAGAATTTAGAGACGATTTATCCGTCTTAAATTTGATCTCAGGCACGGAAGGTTTAGGGGAAGCAATCGACTGGAACTATAGAACCCAAGCAACTGAAGACCATTTATTACCTGTAGAAGGCGCGTTAATCTCCATTCGCCCGGACACAGGCTATATCACTGCAATGGCAGGAGGTTCCGGATTTAGATCCGATAACCAACAGATCCGTGCATTCCAAGCATATAGACAACCGGGCTCCGCATTTAAACCTTTAGTATATGCTTCCGCGATGGAATATTATCATGAACATCCGGATGATAAGAAAAACGTTACCGCTGCTTCTCTATTTGATGATTCTCCTCTCCAATATGTTTTAGAAGATGGAGATGAATGGAACCCAAGTAATTATTCGGGAGAATATTCCGGATTCATCCGCTTGAGAGAAGCACTCGAACTTTCCAGAAATAGTGTCGCCGTTCGACTCCTTGAACATACCGGTCTAAACAATCTTCTGCCAAGACTTGAAAAACTTTTACAAGTAGAGAATAGAAATCTTCCAAGAGACTTTTCAATCGCATTAGGAAGTTTTGAAGTTTCTCCTTATGAACTCGCAAGATCTTATGCGGTATTCGCTTCCGGAGGAAAACAAGTTTTCCCTCTAAGCGTTTTATATGTGGAAGATGAACAAGGAAATCTAATCAAAGATTTCAGAAAAGAATTCGAATCCAAAGAAAGAAAAAGATTACTCTCTCCCGAAACAAGTTACGTGATCACTTCCATGATGGAAGACGTGATCAAAAAAGGAACAGGTACCGGGGCTAGATCTTATGGACTCACTCGTCCCGCCGCCGGAAAAACAGGGACCACAAATAATTTTAGAGATGCCTGGTTTGCAGGTTACACTCCGGAACTTGTAGCGGTCGTTTGGGTGGGTTATGATACGGGAACACTTTCACTCGGTCGTGGAATGTCAGGTGCAGTTGTAGCCGCTCCTATCTGGGGAAGATTTATGGCGAACGCTCTCTCTCACGAAAAATCTAGATCATTCGATTTCGGAGACGCAAAAATTGTTCGCAGGACCATCTGCTCCATCTCCGGAAAACTTCCAGGTTCTCATTGTTACCAAACGGAAGAAGAAGTATTCGATAAAGATACAGTCCCAAAGGAAGTCTGCGAAGATCATAGAGGAATGAGCGAACCGGATCCGACTCCCACCCATACCACGGACCCAGGAACTACTAAAAAGAAAAAACCGAATCTCTTTGAAGGCGATGAAGACGTAATCCGGTAA
- a CDS encoding FecR family protein, whose product MKILSVLFLLSITCVLFSCGKKEADAGKGVITFVVGNVTLERGSEKSKAEVNKEIQNGDTLVTDEGATAMIAFGENASLLEIQSGSRFRFDDIKSDKKFFQEKGRSWLLSNKLVKGEGLSLGTPTTTAGVRGTKFYTTVVEDVTLICHCQGKVELENSADHSKMVPTSDYLTVTKGTKTIVIDKEDLAKIGIPYVHDHSELDNSPLGEKNNLKQEDFLKIQELAKKKLSEK is encoded by the coding sequence ATGAAAATATTATCAGTTCTATTTTTACTAAGTATAACATGCGTTTTGTTTTCCTGCGGCAAAAAGGAAGCGGATGCAGGTAAAGGTGTGATTACATTTGTTGTTGGGAATGTAACCTTAGAAAGAGGTTCCGAAAAGTCCAAGGCAGAAGTGAACAAAGAAATCCAAAACGGTGACACATTGGTTACGGACGAAGGCGCTACGGCAATGATCGCATTTGGAGAAAATGCTTCCTTGTTGGAGATCCAATCCGGTTCCAGATTCCGTTTTGATGATATCAAATCGGACAAAAAGTTTTTCCAAGAAAAGGGAAGATCTTGGCTTCTCTCCAATAAACTTGTAAAAGGTGAGGGGTTAAGCTTAGGAACTCCTACAACTACTGCGGGTGTTAGAGGAACTAAGTTCTATACAACTGTCGTCGAGGATGTGACTCTGATCTGTCATTGCCAGGGTAAGGTAGAATTGGAGAATAGTGCAGATCATTCTAAAATGGTTCCTACATCTGATTATCTCACAGTTACAAAAGGAACAAAAACGATAGTGATCGATAAAGAAGATCTAGCAAAGATCGGGATCCCTTATGTTCATGATCATAGTGAACTTGATAACTCGCCTCTTGGAGAAAAAAATAATTTGAAGCAGGAAGATTTTCTGAAGATCCAGGAGTTAGCTAAGAAAAAATTATCGGAGAAGTGA
- a CDS encoding peptidoglycan DD-metalloendopeptidase family protein, producing the protein MIFKKPRQLTAGKEILRTDNFTLIYLGAFHFHYSFYFRGNLYHGNLDFRRRKFRVIPLVASVIFMVLFLGIWMSPSNASMESASTEVTENDSEDLKAKKGDEKFLEESEKAKLTILMANEIKSASDKKKQLKVVTYKVKRNETLSEIATRYKVSMESIAGSSSINLEDTLYPGQILQIPNKQGLLYKFKAGDTVAKVASLYKVNLDEILEENKLDDLDILRPGQKVFLPGAVIPDPAPKWVVPVTSHVVTSNYGWRTFPQHKFHEALDLKANYEAVMAARNGKVVFSGWMGGYGNAIVIEHNDDFKTLYAHNSRLNVKRGDYVVAGKKISTSGCTGYCFGPHLHFEVIHKGKSVNPGKYLKGLSYKRGSKPNH; encoded by the coding sequence ATGATCTTCAAGAAGCCCAGGCAATTGACCGCAGGAAAGGAAATCCTCCGGACAGATAATTTCACCCTGATCTATCTGGGCGCTTTCCATTTCCATTATTCCTTTTATTTCAGAGGTAACCTATACCACGGAAATTTGGATTTCAGAAGACGTAAATTCCGCGTTATCCCTCTTGTAGCATCCGTCATTTTTATGGTCCTATTTTTAGGAATTTGGATGAGCCCATCTAATGCTTCCATGGAATCCGCTTCCACAGAAGTGACAGAGAACGATTCAGAAGACTTAAAAGCCAAAAAAGGTGACGAAAAGTTCTTAGAAGAATCTGAAAAAGCAAAACTCACTATCTTGATGGCGAATGAGATCAAAAGTGCCTCCGATAAAAAGAAACAACTTAAAGTAGTCACTTATAAAGTTAAAAGAAACGAAACACTTTCAGAGATCGCAACCCGTTATAAAGTTTCTATGGAATCCATCGCGGGTTCTTCCAGTATCAATTTAGAAGATACTTTATATCCGGGACAAATATTACAGATCCCGAATAAACAAGGTCTATTATACAAATTTAAGGCGGGAGATACTGTCGCTAAGGTGGCTTCTCTTTACAAAGTAAACCTGGATGAAATTTTAGAAGAGAATAAATTGGATGATCTGGACATTCTTCGTCCTGGCCAAAAAGTTTTCCTTCCAGGAGCTGTGATCCCGGATCCAGCACCTAAATGGGTGGTTCCTGTTACTTCTCATGTAGTTACTTCCAATTATGGATGGAGAACCTTCCCTCAACATAAATTCCATGAAGCGCTGGACTTAAAAGCAAACTACGAAGCAGTTATGGCTGCCCGTAATGGAAAGGTAGTATTCTCCGGATGGATGGGCGGTTACGGAAACGCGATCGTGATCGAACATAACGACGATTTCAAAACATTATATGCTCACAACTCCAGACTAAACGTAAAACGTGGAGACTATGTGGTTGCGGGTAAAAAGATCTCAACTTCCGGATGTACCGGTTATTGTTTTGGTCCCCACCTACATTTCGAGGTAATCCACAAAGGAAAATCGGTTAACCCCGGAAAATATCTAAAAGGCCTCAGCTATAAAAGAGGCTCTAAACCGAATCATTAA